From the genome of Onthophagus taurus isolate NC chromosome 5, IU_Otau_3.0, whole genome shotgun sequence, one region includes:
- the LOC111414663 gene encoding uncharacterized protein isoform X5 has protein sequence MLPIYIKVAIIATVIAAAATGIIIGIIVAVVPSAEDSCLNIEPPSNLKVTKKENHIVIQWSPTPSNCHVYYALEVTMDGDINPIQYETTDTFFTISRLPKYCTNVDVGISAVGNEAISDAVFLSYLVPPTEEEVRNAIIKVQSYDHMINMLEWTNIAETFNGCTVKYRLIVNDQEVAPDLETNHYYFKNGLTKQCKDNEIILIPIVEGIFGTKNELTDDVEVPPSKDKINAVALSLGPYVPTAKVLTWTDYEVVFSRCTVKYRLTVNDIPIQPDLITNTFKFTDELTKQCKDNIVTLMPIVSGVNGLEKIISDHIEAPPSEDEINAVTFSLDPYLPTAKILTWTDYEAEFSGCTVTYRLTVNDIPIQPDLITNTFKFTDELTNPCKDNTVKLMPIVSGVNGLEKVISDHIEAPPSEDDINAVTFSLDPYVPTAKILTWTDYEAEFSGCTVTYRLTVNDIPIQPDLITNTFKFTDELTNPCKDNIVKLMPIVSGVNGLEKVISDHIEAPPSEDDINAVAFSLDPYVPTAKILTWTDYEAEFTGCTVTYRLTVNDIPIQTDLITNTFKFTDELTNPCKDNTVKLMPIVSGVNGLEKVISDHIEAPPSEDDINAVTFSLDPYLPTAKILTWTDYEAEFSGCTVTYHLTVNDIPIQPDLITNTFKFTDELTNPCKDNTVKLMPIVSGVNGLEKVISDHIEAPPSEDDINAVTFSLDPYLPTAKILTWTDYEAEFSGCTVTYHLTVNDIPIQPDLITNTFKFTDELTNPCKDNTVKLMPIVSGVNGLENIISDHIEAPPSEDDINAVTFSLDPYVPTAKILTWTDYKAEFSGCTVTYRLTINDIPIQPDLITNTFKFTDELTNPCKDNTVKLMPVVSGVNGLEKVISDHIEAPPSEDEINAVTFSLDPYVPTAKILTWTDYEAEFSGCTVTYRLTVNDIPIQPDLITNTFKFTDELTNPCKDNIVKLMPIVSGVNGLEKVISDHIEAPPSEDEINAVTFSLDSYVPTAKILTWTDYEAEFSGCTVIYRLTVNDIPIQPDLITNTFKFTDELTNPCKDNTVKLMPIVSGVNGLEKVISDDIEAPPSEDEINAVAFSLDPYVPTAKILTWTDYEAEFSGCTVTYRLTVNDIAMQPDLITNTFKFTNELTNPCKDNTVKLMPIVSGVNGLEKVISDHIEAPPSEDEINAVAFSLDPYVPTAKILTWTDYEAEFSGCTVTYRLTVNDIPIQPDLITNTFKFTDELTNPCKDNTVKLMPIVSGVNGLEKVISDYIEAPPSEDEINAVTFSLDSYVPTAKILTWTDYEAEFSGCTVIYRLTVNDIPIQPDLITNTFKFTDELTNPCKDNTVKLMPIVSGVNGLEKVISDYIEAPPSEDEINAVMFSLDPYVPTAKILTWTDYKAEFSGCTVTYRLTVNDIPIQTDLITNTFKFTDELTNPCKDNTVTLIPIVSGVNGLEKVISDHIEAPPSEDDINAVAFSLDPYVPTAKILTWTDYEAEFSGCTVTYRLTVNDIPMQPDLITNTFQFTDELSKECNGNTVVLMPIVAGVEGENKILSNDVDELPEITDGSFELITEGNMLITWKPPLTLETCEFTYDLELRETQELDSITLDSFEDYNEVEPFIWEPSNVDGITDCGVMVVIITPKYKSKSGTSTSLGCTMQSLSLHVL, from the exons ATGTTACctatttatataaaagttg cAATTATTGCAACTGTGATAGCTGCTGCTGCGACAGGAATAATAATTGGAATTATAGTGGCTGTTGTGCCATCTGCTGAGGATTCATGTTTAA ACATTGAGCCGCCGTCCAATTTAAAAGTGACAAAAAAAGAGAATCACATCGTCATACAATGGTCACCCACTCCATCAAATTGCCATGTTTATTACGCTCTTGAGGTTACTATGGACGGAGACATTAACCCTATACAATATGAGACAACAGATACGTTTTTCACTATTTCACGACTGCCGAAATATTGCACAAACGTTGATGTTGGAATAAGTGCTGTAGGAAATGAAGCTATTAGTGATGCAgtttttttatcatatttaG TTCCACCTACAGAAGAGGAAGTTAGAAATGCTATAATTAAAGTACAATCATATGATCATATGATAAATATGTTGGAATGGACGAATATTGCAGAAACATTTAATGGATGCACTGTTAAATACCGACTTATCGTAAATGACCAAGAAGTTGCTCCCGATTTAGAAACCAATCATTACTATTTTAAGAACGGATTGACTAAACAGTGTAAAGATAATGAAATTATATTGATCCCCATAGTCGAAGGAATTTTTGGAACGAAAAACGAGCTGACAGATGATGTAGAAG TACCGCCATCCAAGGATAAGATTAATGCTGTTGCTCTTAGTCTTGGACCATACGTTCCAACTGCTAAAGTATTAACATGGACGGATTACGAAGTTGTATTCAGCAGATGTACAGTTAAATATCGTCTTACAGTAAACGATATACCAATTCAACCTGATTTAATCACCAacacttttaaatttaccgaTGAATTGACTAAACAATGTAAAGATAACATAGTTACATTGATGCCTATAGTGTCTGGAGTAAACGGGTTGGAGAAAATCATATCCGATCATATCGAAG CACCACCATCCGAGGATGAGATTAATGCTGTTACGTTTAGTCTTGACCCATACCTTCCAACTGCTAAAATATTAACATGGACTGATTACGAAGCCGAATTTAGCGGATGTACAGTTACTTACCGTCTTACAGTAAACGATATACCAATTCAACCTGATTTAATCACCAacacttttaaatttaccgaTGAATTGACTAATCCATGTAAAGATAACACAGTTAAATTGATGCCTATAGTGTCGGGAGTAAACGGGTTGGAGAAAGTAATATCCGATCATATCGAAG CACCACCATCCGAAGATGATATTAATGCTGTTACATTTAGTCTTGACCCATACGTTCCAACTGCTAAAATATTAACATGGACGGATTACGAAGCCGAATTTAGCGGATGTACAGTTACTTACCGTCTTACAGTAAACGATATACCAATTCAACCTGATTTAATCACcaatacttttaaatttaccgaTGAATTGACTAATCCATGTAAAGATAACATAGTTAAATTGATGCCTATAGTGTCGGGAGTAAACGGGTTGGAGAAAGTAATATCCGATCATATAGAAG CACCACCATCCGAGGATGATATTAATGCTGTTGCGTTTAGTCTTGACCCATACGTTCCAACTGCTAAAATATTAACATGGACGGATTACGAAGCCGAATTTACCGGATGTACAGTTACTTATCGTCTTACAGTAAACGATATACCAATTCAAACTGATTTAATCACCAacacttttaaatttaccgaTGAATTGACTAATCCATGTAAAGATAACACAGTTAAATTGATGCCTATAGTGTCGGGAGTAAACGGGTTGGAGAAAGTAATATCCGATCATATCGAAG CACCGCCATCCGAGGATGATATTAACGCTGTTACATTTAGTCTTGACCCATACCTTCCAACTGCTAAAATATTAACATGGACGGATTACGAAGCCGAATTTAGCGGATGTACAGTTACTTACCATCTTACAGTAAACGATATACCAATTCAACCTGATTTAATCACCAacacttttaaatttaccgaTGAATTGACTAATCCATGTAAAGATAACACAGTTAAATTGATGCCTATAGTGTCGGGAGTAAACGGGTTGGAGAAAGTAATATCCGATCATATCGAAG CACCGCCATCCGAGGATGATATTAACGCTGTTACGTTTAGTCTTGACCCATACCTTCCAACTGCTAAAATATTAACATGGACGGATTACGAAGCCGAATTTAGCGGATGTACAGTTACTTACCATCTTACAGTAAACGATATACCAATTCAACCTGATTTAATCACCAacacttttaaatttaccgaTGAATTGACTAATCCATGTAAAGATAACACAGTTAAATTGATGCCTATAGTGTCTGGAGTAAACGGGTTAGAGAATATAATATCCGATCATATCGAAG CACCGCCATCCGAGGATGATATTAATGCTGTTACATTTAGTCTTGACCCATACGTTCCAACTGCTAAAATACTAACATGGACGGATTACAAAGCCGAATTTAGCGGATGTACAGTTACTTACCGCCTTACAATAAACGATATACCAATTCAACCTGATTTAATCACCAacacttttaaatttaccgaTGAATTGACTAATCCATGTAAAGATAACACAGTTAAATTAATGCCTGTAGTGTCGGGAGTAAACGGGTTGGAGAAAGTAATATCGGATCATATCGAAG CACCGCCATCCGAAGATGAGATTAATGCTGTTACGTTTAGTCTTGACCCATACGTTCCAACTGCTAAAATATTAACATGGACGGATTACGAAGCCGAATTTAGCGGATGTACAGTTACTTACCGCCTTACAGTAAACGATATACCAATTCAACCTGATTTAATCACCAacacttttaaatttaccgaTGAATTGACTAATCCATGTAAAGATAACATAGTTAAATTGATGCCTATAGTGTCGGGAGTAAACGGGTTGGAGAAAGTAATATCCGATCATATCGAAG CACCACCATCCGAGGATGAGATTAATGCTGTTACGTTTAGTCTTGACTCATACGTTCCAACTGCTAAAATATTAACATGGACGGATTACGAAGCCGAATTTAGCGGATGTACAGTTATTTACCGCCTTACAGTAAACGATATACCAATTCAACCTGATTTAATCACCAacacttttaaatttaccgaTGAATTGACTAATCCATGTAAAGATAACACAGTTAAATTGATGCCTATAGTGTCGGGAGTAAACGGGTTGGAGAAAGTAATATCCGATGATATAGAAG CACCACCATCCGAGGATGAGATTAATGCTGTTGCGTTTAGTCTTGACCCATACGTTCCAACTGCTAAAATATTAACATGGACTGATTACGAAGCCGAATTTAGCGGATGTACAGTTACATATCGTCTTACAGTAAACGATATAGCAATGCAACCTGATTTAATCACCAacacttttaaatttaccaatGAATTGACTAATCCATGTAAGGATAACACAGTTAAATTAATGCCTATAGTGTCGGGAGTAAACGGGTTGGAGAAAGTAATATCCGATCATATCGAAG CACCACCATCCGAGGATGAGATTAATGCTGTTGCGTTTAGTCTTGACCCATACGTTCCAACTGCTAAAATACTAACATGGACGGATTACGAAGCCGAATTTAGCGGATGTACAGTTACTTATCGTCTTACAGTAAACGATATACCAATTCAACCTGATTTAATCACCAacacttttaaatttaccgaTGAATTGACTAATCCATGTAAAGATAACACAGTTAAATTGATGCCTATAGTGTCGGGAGTAAACGGGTTGGAGAAAGTAATATCCGATTATATCGAAG CACCACCATCCGAGGATGAGATTAATGCTGTTACGTTTAGTCTTGACTCATACGTTCCAACTGCTAAAATATTAACATGGACGGATTACGAAGCCGAATTTAGCGGATGTACAGTTATTTACCGCCTTACAGTAAACGATATACCAATTCAACCTGATTTAATCACCAacacttttaaatttaccgaTGAATTGACTAATCCATGTAAAGATAACACAGTTAAATTGATGCCTATAGTGTCGGGAGTAAACGGGTTGGAGAAAGTAATATCCGATTATATCGAAG CACCACCATCCGAAGATGAGATTAATGCTGTTATGTTTAGTCTTGACCCATATGTTCCAACTGCTAAAATACTAACATGGACGGATTACAAAGCCGAATTTAGCGGATGTACAGTTACTTATCGTCTTACAGTAAACGATATACCAATTCAAACTGATTTAATCACCAacacttttaaatttaccgaTGAATTGACTAATCCATGTAAAGATAACACAGTTACATTGATACCTATAGTGTCGGGAGTAAACGGGTTAGAGAAAGTAATATCCGATCATATCGAAG CACCACCATCCGAAGATGACATTAATGCTGTTGCGTTTAGTCTTGACCCATATGTTCCAACTGCTAAAATATTAACATGGACGGATTACGAAGCCGAATTTAGCGGATGTACAGTTACTTATCGTCTTACAGTAAACGATATACCAATGCAACCTGATTTAATCACCAACACTTTTCAATTTACCGATGAATTGAGTAAAGAATGCAACGGCAATACAGTTGTCTTAATGCCCATAGTCGCAGGTGTTGaaggagaaaataaaatcCTAAGTAATGATGTTGACG aattaccagaaatAACAGACGGTTCGTTTGAATTAATAACCGAGGgaaatatgttaataacatGGAAACCACCATTAACTTTAGAGACTTGTGAATTTACATACGACTTGGAATTAAGAGAAACGCAGGAATTAGATTCTATAACACTAGATTCTTTCGAAGATTATAACGAAGTAGAACCATTCATTTGGGAACCCTCTAATGTAGATGGAATAACGGATTGTGGAGTTATGGTGGTTATAATTACACCTAAATACAAATCAAAATCTGGAACTAGTACCTCGTTGGGTTGTACGATGCAAAGTTTAAGTTTACATGTTTTGTAA
- the LOC111414663 gene encoding uncharacterized protein isoform X6, translating into MLPIYIKVAIIATVIAAAATGIIIGIIVAVVPSAEDSCLNIEPPSNLKVTKKENHIVIQWSPTPSNCHVYYALEVTMDGDINPIQYETTDTFFTISRLPKYCTNVDVGISAVGNEAISDAVFLSYLVPPTEEEVRNAIIKVQSYDHMINMLEWTNIAETFNGCTVKYRLIVNDQEVAPDLETNHYYFKNGLTKQCKDNEIILIPIVEGIFGTKNELTDDVEVPPSKDKINAVALSLGPYVPTAKVLTWTDYEVVFSRCTVKYRLTVNDIPIQPDLITNTFKFTDELTKQCKDNIVTLMPIVSGVNGLEKIISDHIEAPPSEDEINAVTFSLDPYLPTAKILTWTDYEAEFSGCTVTYRLTVNDIPIQPDLITNTFKFTDELTNPCKDNTVKLMPIVSGVNGLEKVISDHIEAPPSEDDINAVTFSLDPYVPTAKILTWTDYEAEFSGCTVTYRLTVNDIPIQPDLITNTFKFTDELTNPCKDNIVKLMPIVSGVNGLEKVISDHIEAPPSEDDINAVAFSLDPYVPTAKILTWTDYEAEFTGCTVTYRLTVNDIPIQTDLITNTFKFTDELTNPCKDNTVKLMPIVSGVNGLEKVISDHIEAPPSEDDINAVTFSLDPYLPTAKILTWTDYEAEFSGCTVTYHLTVNDIPIQPDLITNTFKFTDELTNPCKDNTVKLMPIVSGVNGLEKVISDHIEAPPSEDDINAVAFSLDPYVPTAKILTWTDYEAEFSGCTVTYRLTVNDIPMQPDLITNTFKFTDELTNPCRDNTVKLMPIVSGVNGLEKVISDHIEAPPSEDEINAVTFSLDPYVPTAKILTWTDYEAEFSGCTVTYRLTVNDIPIQPDLITNTFKFTDELTNPCKDNIVKLMPIVSGVNGLEKVISDHIEAPPSEDEINAVTFSLDSYVPTAKILTWTDYEAEFSGCTVIYRLTVNDIPIQPDLITNTFKFTDELTNPCKDNTVKLMPIVSGVNGLEKVISDDIEAPPSEDEINAVAFSLDPYVPTAKILTWTDYEAEFSGCTVTYRLTVNDIAMQPDLITNTFKFTNELTNPCKDNTVKLMPIVSGVNGLEKVISDHIEAPPSEDEINAVAFSLDPYVPTAKILTWTDYEAEFSGCTVTYRLTVNDIPIQPDLITNTFKFTDELTNPCKDNTVKLMPIVSGVNGLEKVISDYIEAPPSEDEINAVTFSLDSYVPTAKILTWTDYEAEFSGCTVIYRLTVNDIPIQPDLITNTFKFTDELTNPCKDNTVKLMPIVSGVNGLEKVISDYIEAPPSEDEINAVMFSLDPYVPTAKILTWTDYKAEFSGCTVTYRLTVNDIPIQTDLITNTFKFTDELTNPCKDNTVTLIPIVSGVNGLEKVISDHIEAPPSEDDINAVAFSLDPYVPTAKILTWTDYEAEFSGCTVTYRLTVNDIPMQPDLITNTFQFTDELSKECNGNTVVLMPIVAGVEGENKILSNDVDELPEITDGSFELITEGNMLITWKPPLTLETCEFTYDLELRETQELDSITLDSFEDYNEVEPFIWEPSNVDGITDCGVMVVIITPKYKSKSGTSTSLGCTMQSLSLHVL; encoded by the exons ATGTTACctatttatataaaagttg cAATTATTGCAACTGTGATAGCTGCTGCTGCGACAGGAATAATAATTGGAATTATAGTGGCTGTTGTGCCATCTGCTGAGGATTCATGTTTAA ACATTGAGCCGCCGTCCAATTTAAAAGTGACAAAAAAAGAGAATCACATCGTCATACAATGGTCACCCACTCCATCAAATTGCCATGTTTATTACGCTCTTGAGGTTACTATGGACGGAGACATTAACCCTATACAATATGAGACAACAGATACGTTTTTCACTATTTCACGACTGCCGAAATATTGCACAAACGTTGATGTTGGAATAAGTGCTGTAGGAAATGAAGCTATTAGTGATGCAgtttttttatcatatttaG TTCCACCTACAGAAGAGGAAGTTAGAAATGCTATAATTAAAGTACAATCATATGATCATATGATAAATATGTTGGAATGGACGAATATTGCAGAAACATTTAATGGATGCACTGTTAAATACCGACTTATCGTAAATGACCAAGAAGTTGCTCCCGATTTAGAAACCAATCATTACTATTTTAAGAACGGATTGACTAAACAGTGTAAAGATAATGAAATTATATTGATCCCCATAGTCGAAGGAATTTTTGGAACGAAAAACGAGCTGACAGATGATGTAGAAG TACCGCCATCCAAGGATAAGATTAATGCTGTTGCTCTTAGTCTTGGACCATACGTTCCAACTGCTAAAGTATTAACATGGACGGATTACGAAGTTGTATTCAGCAGATGTACAGTTAAATATCGTCTTACAGTAAACGATATACCAATTCAACCTGATTTAATCACCAacacttttaaatttaccgaTGAATTGACTAAACAATGTAAAGATAACATAGTTACATTGATGCCTATAGTGTCTGGAGTAAACGGGTTGGAGAAAATCATATCCGATCATATCGAAG CACCACCATCCGAGGATGAGATTAATGCTGTTACGTTTAGTCTTGACCCATACCTTCCAACTGCTAAAATATTAACATGGACTGATTACGAAGCCGAATTTAGCGGATGTACAGTTACTTACCGTCTTACAGTAAACGATATACCAATTCAACCTGATTTAATCACCAacacttttaaatttaccgaTGAATTGACTAATCCATGTAAAGATAACACAGTTAAATTGATGCCTATAGTGTCGGGAGTAAACGGGTTGGAGAAAGTAATATCCGATCATATCGAAG CACCACCATCCGAAGATGATATTAATGCTGTTACATTTAGTCTTGACCCATACGTTCCAACTGCTAAAATATTAACATGGACGGATTACGAAGCCGAATTTAGCGGATGTACAGTTACTTACCGTCTTACAGTAAACGATATACCAATTCAACCTGATTTAATCACcaatacttttaaatttaccgaTGAATTGACTAATCCATGTAAAGATAACATAGTTAAATTGATGCCTATAGTGTCGGGAGTAAACGGGTTGGAGAAAGTAATATCCGATCATATAGAAG CACCACCATCCGAGGATGATATTAATGCTGTTGCGTTTAGTCTTGACCCATACGTTCCAACTGCTAAAATATTAACATGGACGGATTACGAAGCCGAATTTACCGGATGTACAGTTACTTATCGTCTTACAGTAAACGATATACCAATTCAAACTGATTTAATCACCAacacttttaaatttaccgaTGAATTGACTAATCCATGTAAAGATAACACAGTTAAATTGATGCCTATAGTGTCGGGAGTAAACGGGTTGGAGAAAGTAATATCCGATCATATCGAAG CACCGCCATCCGAGGATGATATTAACGCTGTTACATTTAGTCTTGACCCATACCTTCCAACTGCTAAAATATTAACATGGACGGATTACGAAGCCGAATTTAGCGGATGTACAGTTACTTACCATCTTACAGTAAACGATATACCAATTCAACCTGATTTAATCACCAacacttttaaatttaccgaTGAATTGACTAATCCATGTAAAGATAACACAGTTAAATTGATGCCTATAGTGTCGGGAGTAAACGGGTTGGAGAAAGTAATATCCGATCATATCGAAG CACCGCCATCAGAGGATGACATTAATGCTGTTGCGTTTAGTCTTGACCCATACGTTCCAACTGCTAAAATACTAACATGGACGGATTACGAAGCCGAATTTAGCGGATGTACAGTTACTTACCGTCTTACAGTAAACGATATACCAATGCAACCTGATTTAATCACCAacacttttaaatttaccgaTGAATTGACTAATCCATGTAGAGATAACACAGTTAAATTGATGCCTATAGTGTCGGGAGTAAACGGGTTGGAGAAAGTAATATCCGATCATATTGAAG CACCGCCATCCGAAGATGAGATTAATGCTGTTACGTTTAGTCTTGACCCATACGTTCCAACTGCTAAAATATTAACATGGACGGATTACGAAGCCGAATTTAGCGGATGTACAGTTACTTACCGCCTTACAGTAAACGATATACCAATTCAACCTGATTTAATCACCAacacttttaaatttaccgaTGAATTGACTAATCCATGTAAAGATAACATAGTTAAATTGATGCCTATAGTGTCGGGAGTAAACGGGTTGGAGAAAGTAATATCCGATCATATCGAAG CACCACCATCCGAGGATGAGATTAATGCTGTTACGTTTAGTCTTGACTCATACGTTCCAACTGCTAAAATATTAACATGGACGGATTACGAAGCCGAATTTAGCGGATGTACAGTTATTTACCGCCTTACAGTAAACGATATACCAATTCAACCTGATTTAATCACCAacacttttaaatttaccgaTGAATTGACTAATCCATGTAAAGATAACACAGTTAAATTGATGCCTATAGTGTCGGGAGTAAACGGGTTGGAGAAAGTAATATCCGATGATATAGAAG CACCACCATCCGAGGATGAGATTAATGCTGTTGCGTTTAGTCTTGACCCATACGTTCCAACTGCTAAAATATTAACATGGACTGATTACGAAGCCGAATTTAGCGGATGTACAGTTACATATCGTCTTACAGTAAACGATATAGCAATGCAACCTGATTTAATCACCAacacttttaaatttaccaatGAATTGACTAATCCATGTAAGGATAACACAGTTAAATTAATGCCTATAGTGTCGGGAGTAAACGGGTTGGAGAAAGTAATATCCGATCATATCGAAG CACCACCATCCGAGGATGAGATTAATGCTGTTGCGTTTAGTCTTGACCCATACGTTCCAACTGCTAAAATACTAACATGGACGGATTACGAAGCCGAATTTAGCGGATGTACAGTTACTTATCGTCTTACAGTAAACGATATACCAATTCAACCTGATTTAATCACCAacacttttaaatttaccgaTGAATTGACTAATCCATGTAAAGATAACACAGTTAAATTGATGCCTATAGTGTCGGGAGTAAACGGGTTGGAGAAAGTAATATCCGATTATATCGAAG CACCACCATCCGAGGATGAGATTAATGCTGTTACGTTTAGTCTTGACTCATACGTTCCAACTGCTAAAATATTAACATGGACGGATTACGAAGCCGAATTTAGCGGATGTACAGTTATTTACCGCCTTACAGTAAACGATATACCAATTCAACCTGATTTAATCACCAacacttttaaatttaccgaTGAATTGACTAATCCATGTAAAGATAACACAGTTAAATTGATGCCTATAGTGTCGGGAGTAAACGGGTTGGAGAAAGTAATATCCGATTATATCGAAG CACCACCATCCGAAGATGAGATTAATGCTGTTATGTTTAGTCTTGACCCATATGTTCCAACTGCTAAAATACTAACATGGACGGATTACAAAGCCGAATTTAGCGGATGTACAGTTACTTATCGTCTTACAGTAAACGATATACCAATTCAAACTGATTTAATCACCAacacttttaaatttaccgaTGAATTGACTAATCCATGTAAAGATAACACAGTTACATTGATACCTATAGTGTCGGGAGTAAACGGGTTAGAGAAAGTAATATCCGATCATATCGAAG CACCACCATCCGAAGATGACATTAATGCTGTTGCGTTTAGTCTTGACCCATATGTTCCAACTGCTAAAATATTAACATGGACGGATTACGAAGCCGAATTTAGCGGATGTACAGTTACTTATCGTCTTACAGTAAACGATATACCAATGCAACCTGATTTAATCACCAACACTTTTCAATTTACCGATGAATTGAGTAAAGAATGCAACGGCAATACAGTTGTCTTAATGCCCATAGTCGCAGGTGTTGaaggagaaaataaaatcCTAAGTAATGATGTTGACG aattaccagaaatAACAGACGGTTCGTTTGAATTAATAACCGAGGgaaatatgttaataacatGGAAACCACCATTAACTTTAGAGACTTGTGAATTTACATACGACTTGGAATTAAGAGAAACGCAGGAATTAGATTCTATAACACTAGATTCTTTCGAAGATTATAACGAAGTAGAACCATTCATTTGGGAACCCTCTAATGTAGATGGAATAACGGATTGTGGAGTTATGGTGGTTATAATTACACCTAAATACAAATCAAAATCTGGAACTAGTACCTCGTTGGGTTGTACGATGCAAAGTTTAAGTTTACATGTTTTGTAA